One segment of Clavelina lepadiformis chromosome 2, kaClaLepa1.1, whole genome shotgun sequence DNA contains the following:
- the LOC143447147 gene encoding O-acyltransferase like protein-like isoform X1, which yields MKMRLGCIIGLLFFFCYETSSYQPVDYSYNGKAMYNGETFRYNHIENYDRLTNFLQRLNRRNEDFPDILEALSKSIESSNNDEFERTDDVSNLKTCRLQWSKFLRDLQHQPYAWQMADSWGRKESGILDGNVRLYGNYYECIQAKGSTFDGKWCQAFLGYRYEPDVIGIPIDASVGVCFPSGCSESSITRILREILIDRRRNETYIPPLLKVNCPVSTEKQAWTSADTVGVVISAILLALNFIGTCVDLVKRYMKPNVGNVPESVNNDNQNSCTSKHPRLLERIALCFSIISNGEKILSMKPPRGALKNLDGIRFLSTTWIILGHVFMFAMYQIDNPVSTGRYLKSKADFMPIFNFTFSVDTFFLLGGLLVCYLGMKQLVKSKGRMNIPLMYLHRYIRLTPVYAYLILFSVGLYKWMASGPQWYGNAMSYYNNCKTYWWTNLIYINELYPASNPCFGWCWYLAVDMQFYLLSPFILLLLFWWRRVGITLMFLLTLASMSVCSALSSEGAIQPTVIYHAQQFSIYYRFYFSTKSEVTYEYKFKYDIYYMPWVRLHVYMIGMITGYILFVTKGKLKMPKLVVVSGWLISTGSSLAIMYALYPQTSVGANLATGWAVTYNTFARPAFGVCVSWVIVACISGYGGPVTKFLNWKVFVPLSRLTYSTYVVHFLVLDWYKYYQDEMIHFQTVNLVYAYIGTLCISLSLAFILSVTIEWPFIELAKVLLPSKRGNLSTKPNNVIEENRRKGDLALSVVPGKIPEPHDVAQEKNITEGCANGNSNVEAVCQNLGYIDESISSLSAENNQSKL from the exons ATGAAAATGAGGCTTGGTTGTATAATAGGTctgctgttttttttctgcTATGAGACTAGTAGCTACCAGCCAGTTGACTATTCTTATAATGGAAAGGCAATGTACAACGGTGAAACATTTCGATACAATCATATCGAAAACTATGATCGTCTTACTAATTTCTTGCAAAGGTTAAATAGAAGAAATGAAGATTTTCCTGACATTCTGGAAGCGTTATCCAA GAGTATTGAATCTTCTAACAATGATGAATTCGAAAGAACGGATGATGTATCCAACCTAAAAACCTGTCGCCTGCAATGGTCCAAATTCTTGAGGGATCTTCAGCATCAACCTTATGCTTGGCAAA TGGCCGACTCCTGGGGACGCAAAGAAAGTGGTATCTTGGATGGAAACGTACGGTTGTACGGAAATTATTACGAATGCATTCAAGCTAAAGGATCCACTTTTGACGGAAAATGGTGTCAGGCATTCTTGGGTTACCGATACGAG CCGGATGTTATTGGAATACCGATAGACGCTTCTGTGGGCGTTTGCTTTCCATCAGGATGTTCTGAAAGCTCTATCACAAGAATCCTTAGGGAAATATTAATAGATAGACGCAGGAATGAAACCTACATTCCTCCCTTGCTCAAAGTCAATTGTCCAGTATCCACTGAGAAACAAGCCTGGACATCTGCAGATACTGTTGGAGT TGTAATCAGCGCAATTTTGTTGGCCTTGAATTTTATTGGGACTTGTGTTGATCTCGTGAAACGATACATGAAACCAAATGTCGGAAACGTTCCTGAAAGCGTGAACAACGACAATCAAAATTCATGCACAAGCAAACATCCTCGTCTGCTTG AAAGAATAGCCTTGtgtttttcaattatttctaATGGCGAAAAAATACTGAGCATGAAACCGCCACGTGGAGCCTTGAAAAATCTTGATGGGATTCGATTTTTAAGTACAACATGGATAATACTTGGACATGTCTTTATGTTCGCGATGTATCAGATAG ACAACCCAGTTTCCACTGGGAGATATTTGAAATCGAAAGCCGATTTTATGcctatttttaatttcactttttctgtCGACACTTTTTTCTTGTTGGGAGGATTGTTAGTTTGTTACCTTGGTATGAAGCAGCTCGTTAAAAGCAAGGGTCGTATGAACATTCCTTTGATGTACCTTCATCGATACATCAG ACTCACTCCTGTCTATGCCTATTTGATACTTTTCTCCGTTGGGTTGTATAAATGGATGGCAAGTGGCCCACAATGGTATGGAAATGCAATGAGCTATTATAACAACTGCAAGACTTATTGGTGGACTAATCTTATCTACATCAACGAGTTGTATCCCGCTTCTAATCCA TGCTTCGGCTGGTGTTGGTATTTAGCGGTGGATATGCAGTTTTATTTGTTGAGCCCTTTTATTctcctattattattttg GTGGCGTAGAGTTGGAATAACGTTGATGTTCTTGCTGACCCTTGCAAGTATGTCAGTTTGTTCAGCACTATCAAGTGAAGGTGCTATCCAGCCAACAGTGATATATCATGCTCAACAATTCAGCAT ATATTATCGATTCTATTTCTCAACCAAATCAGAAGTGACTTACGAGTACAAGTTTAAATACGATATATATTATATGCCCTGGGTTCGATTGCACGTTTACATGATTGGAATGATAACAGGATATATATTATTTGTAACCAAAGGTAAACTGAAGATGCCAAAA TTAGTGGTTGTATCGGGATGGCTGATATCAACTGGTAGCAGTTTGGCGATCATGTACGCCCTATATCCACAAACCAGTGTTGGAGCTAACTTGGCAACCGGTTGGGCAGTAACTTATAATACATTTGCCAGACCTGCGTTTGGTGTATGCGTGAGCTGGGTGATAGTAGCTTGTATTTCAGGCTACGGAG GTCCtgtaacaaagtttttaaattggaAAGTGTTTGTCCCTCTCAGTCGTCTGACTTACTCTACCTACGTTGTTCACTTTTTGGTATTAGATTGGTACAAATATTACCAAGATGAAATGATTCATTTTCAGACTGTCAACCTGGTATATGCGTACATAG GTACACTTTGCATCAGCCTGTCTTTGGCATTTATCCTATCTGTAACCATTGAGTGGCCATTTATAGAACTTGCAAAAGTTCTCTTGCCATCAAAGCGAGGTAATCTTTCCACCAAACCCAATAATGTGATCGAAGAAAATCGGAGAAAGGGCGATCTTGCGTTGAGCGTTGTACCCGGGAAAATCCCAGAACCACATGATGTTGCGCAGGAGAAAAACATAACTGAAGGTTGTGCAAATGGGAATTCTAACGTGGAGGCTGTTTGTCAAAACCTTGGTTACATTGATGAAAGCATTTCTTCACTATCAGCAGAAAATAATCAAAGCAAACTATAA
- the LOC143447147 gene encoding nose resistant to fluoxetine protein 6-like isoform X2, whose protein sequence is MKIFLTFWKRYPSKSIESSNNDEFERTDDVSNLKTCRLQWSKFLRDLQHQPYAWQMADSWGRKESGILDGNVRLYGNYYECIQAKGSTFDGKWCQAFLGYRYEPDVIGIPIDASVGVCFPSGCSESSITRILREILIDRRRNETYIPPLLKVNCPVSTEKQAWTSADTVGVVISAILLALNFIGTCVDLVKRYMKPNVGNVPESVNNDNQNSCTSKHPRLLERIALCFSIISNGEKILSMKPPRGALKNLDGIRFLSTTWIILGHVFMFAMYQIDNPVSTGRYLKSKADFMPIFNFTFSVDTFFLLGGLLVCYLGMKQLVKSKGRMNIPLMYLHRYIRLTPVYAYLILFSVGLYKWMASGPQWYGNAMSYYNNCKTYWWTNLIYINELYPASNPCFGWCWYLAVDMQFYLLSPFILLLLFWWRRVGITLMFLLTLASMSVCSALSSEGAIQPTVIYHAQQFSIYYRFYFSTKSEVTYEYKFKYDIYYMPWVRLHVYMIGMITGYILFVTKGKLKMPKLVVVSGWLISTGSSLAIMYALYPQTSVGANLATGWAVTYNTFARPAFGVCVSWVIVACISGYGGPVTKFLNWKVFVPLSRLTYSTYVVHFLVLDWYKYYQDEMIHFQTVNLVYAYIGTLCISLSLAFILSVTIEWPFIELAKVLLPSKRGNLSTKPNNVIEENRRKGDLALSVVPGKIPEPHDVAQEKNITEGCANGNSNVEAVCQNLGYIDESISSLSAENNQSKL, encoded by the exons ATGAAGATTTTCCTGACATTCTGGAAGCGTTATCCAAGCAA GAGTATTGAATCTTCTAACAATGATGAATTCGAAAGAACGGATGATGTATCCAACCTAAAAACCTGTCGCCTGCAATGGTCCAAATTCTTGAGGGATCTTCAGCATCAACCTTATGCTTGGCAAA TGGCCGACTCCTGGGGACGCAAAGAAAGTGGTATCTTGGATGGAAACGTACGGTTGTACGGAAATTATTACGAATGCATTCAAGCTAAAGGATCCACTTTTGACGGAAAATGGTGTCAGGCATTCTTGGGTTACCGATACGAG CCGGATGTTATTGGAATACCGATAGACGCTTCTGTGGGCGTTTGCTTTCCATCAGGATGTTCTGAAAGCTCTATCACAAGAATCCTTAGGGAAATATTAATAGATAGACGCAGGAATGAAACCTACATTCCTCCCTTGCTCAAAGTCAATTGTCCAGTATCCACTGAGAAACAAGCCTGGACATCTGCAGATACTGTTGGAGT TGTAATCAGCGCAATTTTGTTGGCCTTGAATTTTATTGGGACTTGTGTTGATCTCGTGAAACGATACATGAAACCAAATGTCGGAAACGTTCCTGAAAGCGTGAACAACGACAATCAAAATTCATGCACAAGCAAACATCCTCGTCTGCTTG AAAGAATAGCCTTGtgtttttcaattatttctaATGGCGAAAAAATACTGAGCATGAAACCGCCACGTGGAGCCTTGAAAAATCTTGATGGGATTCGATTTTTAAGTACAACATGGATAATACTTGGACATGTCTTTATGTTCGCGATGTATCAGATAG ACAACCCAGTTTCCACTGGGAGATATTTGAAATCGAAAGCCGATTTTATGcctatttttaatttcactttttctgtCGACACTTTTTTCTTGTTGGGAGGATTGTTAGTTTGTTACCTTGGTATGAAGCAGCTCGTTAAAAGCAAGGGTCGTATGAACATTCCTTTGATGTACCTTCATCGATACATCAG ACTCACTCCTGTCTATGCCTATTTGATACTTTTCTCCGTTGGGTTGTATAAATGGATGGCAAGTGGCCCACAATGGTATGGAAATGCAATGAGCTATTATAACAACTGCAAGACTTATTGGTGGACTAATCTTATCTACATCAACGAGTTGTATCCCGCTTCTAATCCA TGCTTCGGCTGGTGTTGGTATTTAGCGGTGGATATGCAGTTTTATTTGTTGAGCCCTTTTATTctcctattattattttg GTGGCGTAGAGTTGGAATAACGTTGATGTTCTTGCTGACCCTTGCAAGTATGTCAGTTTGTTCAGCACTATCAAGTGAAGGTGCTATCCAGCCAACAGTGATATATCATGCTCAACAATTCAGCAT ATATTATCGATTCTATTTCTCAACCAAATCAGAAGTGACTTACGAGTACAAGTTTAAATACGATATATATTATATGCCCTGGGTTCGATTGCACGTTTACATGATTGGAATGATAACAGGATATATATTATTTGTAACCAAAGGTAAACTGAAGATGCCAAAA TTAGTGGTTGTATCGGGATGGCTGATATCAACTGGTAGCAGTTTGGCGATCATGTACGCCCTATATCCACAAACCAGTGTTGGAGCTAACTTGGCAACCGGTTGGGCAGTAACTTATAATACATTTGCCAGACCTGCGTTTGGTGTATGCGTGAGCTGGGTGATAGTAGCTTGTATTTCAGGCTACGGAG GTCCtgtaacaaagtttttaaattggaAAGTGTTTGTCCCTCTCAGTCGTCTGACTTACTCTACCTACGTTGTTCACTTTTTGGTATTAGATTGGTACAAATATTACCAAGATGAAATGATTCATTTTCAGACTGTCAACCTGGTATATGCGTACATAG GTACACTTTGCATCAGCCTGTCTTTGGCATTTATCCTATCTGTAACCATTGAGTGGCCATTTATAGAACTTGCAAAAGTTCTCTTGCCATCAAAGCGAGGTAATCTTTCCACCAAACCCAATAATGTGATCGAAGAAAATCGGAGAAAGGGCGATCTTGCGTTGAGCGTTGTACCCGGGAAAATCCCAGAACCACATGATGTTGCGCAGGAGAAAAACATAACTGAAGGTTGTGCAAATGGGAATTCTAACGTGGAGGCTGTTTGTCAAAACCTTGGTTACATTGATGAAAGCATTTCTTCACTATCAGCAGAAAATAATCAAAGCAAACTATAA
- the LOC143447091 gene encoding uncharacterized protein LOC143447091, whose protein sequence is MSLTTKNSTTNRFPMLILPEFSFKPQGILPDRISILEPETFLPDRISIQEPEAILPDRIPILEPEAILPDRIPILEPETIPPELEPESILPDRFQFSTPSSIEVVQTSTALISQIANLPPEIETIFIPEREPVTDLPEPFETLSPFPQINASVFDSTSSLLDNGKQFSAENSIFCGFPGVCQGSLIDIYNQCADIPLLSCDKCDLTRGAVFLSFVILLGLAILIGNILIICVGIQRHRKNKHTKMDLCRSSLALADLTTGIQILVVIVYNFSWSMKLTAKELNMEQLALRGTVRAYAGGILYFFGFTASLYHLIFIGLQRLYAIAKPINYKWQTDKPVFIGLAIVWCLSLMTSTIPAWQPSEITFTYIPSIFLYFPTTLKASEDQNYSALIALTIVFFVFPFVLMTCTTVATAVLIYKHNAHSEKIRSKHSQIPKKISKKKVSVFVTIAVMQIGFTVTLIPVVIVVSLFYSGHLTCYNVSIPYVVCFYFSMSNSFVNILIYNIRDKAFRSTLGNLFTGSFFQRGGRNISNSHVNSNLQQESRFSSNEHAISATVQTKI, encoded by the exons ATGAGTTTAACAACTAAAAATTCCACGACCAACCGCTTTCCTATGTTAATCTTGCCGGAGTTCTCTTTCAAACCGCAAGGTATTCTGCCTGACCGCATATCTATACTGGAACCGGAGACTTTTCTGCCCGACCGTATATCTATACAGGAACCGGAAGCTATTCTACCCGATCGCATACCTATACTGGAACCGGAAGCTATTCTACCCGACCGCATACCTATACTGGAGCCGGAAACTATTCCGCCCGAACTGGAACCGGAAAGTATTCTGCCCGACCGCTTCCAATTTTCTACACCCAGTTCTATCGAGGTTGTACAAACTTCCACTGCTCTTATCTCCCAAATTGCAAATTTACCTCCTgaaattgaaacaattttcatCCCCGAAAGAGAACCAGTCACGGATTTGCCTGAGCCTTTTGAAACTTTGTCACCATTTCCTCAGATCAATGCAAGCGTTTTCGATTCTACAAGCAGTTTACTTGATAATGGCAAGCAGTTTTCTGCTgaaaattcaatattttgcgGATTCCCGGGTGTCTGTCAAGGATCGTTGATAGACATTTACAACCAATGTGCAGACATTCCACTTCTCTCATGTGACAAATGTGATTTGACTCGGGGAGCAGTTTTCCTTTCTTTCGTGATTTTACTTGGCTTGGCTATTTTGATcggaaatattttgattatttgCGTTGGAATTCAAAGAcacagaaaaaacaaacatacaaAGATGGATCTTTGCAGAAGTTCTCTTGCGCTTGCAGATCTTACAACTG GGATACAAATTTTGGTTGTGATCGTATACAACTTTAGTTGGTCGATGAAGTTAACTGCAAAAGAGCTTAATATGGAACAACTCGCTTTACGAGGGACTGTTAGAGCATATGCTGGCGgaattctttatttttttggcTTTACTGCTTCATTATACCATCTGATATTTATTGGATTACAACGTTTGTATGCCATTGCAAAACCGATCAATTACAAATGGCAAACTGATAAACCCGTTTTTATCGGCTTAGCTATTGTTTGGTGCTTGTCTTTAATGACATCAACTATACCTG CTTGGCAGCCTTCAGAAATAACTTTCACATATATTCCTTcaatatttctttattttccaaCAACGTTGAAAGCTTCGGAAGATCAGAACTACAGTGCACTCATTGCGTTgacaattgtattttttgtctttCCCTTTGTGCTTATG ACATGTACCACTGTAGCAACCGCAGTTTTAATCTATAAACACAACGCACATTCAGAAAAGATAAGAAGTAAACACAgccaaattccaaaaaaaatttcaaagaaaaaagtttcagTATTTGTGACTATTGCTGTTATGCAAATTGGATTTACGGTAACCCTAA TCCCTGTTGTGATCGTTGTATCCCTTTTCTATTCCGGTCATTTGACTTGTTACAACGTTTCCATTCCGtatgttgtttgtttctaTTTCAGCATGTCAAACAG TTTTGTCAACATTCTGATATACAATATCAGGGACAAGGCATTTCGTTCAACACTTGGAAATCTTTTCACGGGCAGCTTCTTTCAGCGCGGAGGGAGAAATATTTCCAACAGTCATGTAAACAGCAATTTGCAGCAAGAAAGTCGATTTTCTTCAAATGAACATGCAATTTCAGCGACAGTTCAGACAAAAATCTGA